Within the Terriglobia bacterium genome, the region CTTGTAGAGCACCGGCGCAACAAAGAATCCGAGCAGCAATCGCGAGACCAGCCCCGCCACAATCACGATTGCGAATGGCCGCTGCGTATCTGAACCGATACCCGTCGAAAGCGCTGCCGGCAATAATCCAAGACACGCCACCAGCGCCGTCATCATGATCGGTCGCAACCGCAGCAGCGCCGCTTCATAGGTCGCGCTTGTGATGTCCATTCCCTGCAAGCGCAGTTTGTTGATGTACGAGAACAGGATGACGCTTGTTTCCACCGAAACGCCCATCAGCGCAATCAACCCGAGCACGGAAGAAACACTCAGCGGCGTGTGCGTCAGCTTCAGCGCGATCAATGCTCCGACGGGTTCCGTCAGGACCACGTCCATCGCGATCACCAGCGGGAACTTGAAATTCCCGTACAGCGCGAACAGGATCATGAAGATCAGCAGCACTGTCAGGGGTCCAATAACCGTCAGCTGTTTGCGCGCCTCCACGAACAGGCTGTACTCGCCGCCCCAGTGCATCGTGTATCCCGGCGGCAGTTTCACCGTCTTTTTTACTGCGTCCTGCCCCGCATGTACCGCGCTCTCCAGGTCTCGTCCTTCGATGCTGTACTGAACACCGATGTAGCGCGAGTTATTCTCGCGGTAAATGAACGATGCTCCGTTCCCCTGCCGAATATCCGCCAGCGCTCGCAAGGGAATCTGCTGGCCATCCGGCGTACCCACCAGCAGATCGCCGATCTGTGTCGCGCTGCTCCGGAACTGCGGCTGCATGCGTACCACGAGATCGAACAACCGCTCGCCCTGCACAACCTGCGTCGCCGCCTGTCCGCCGACCGCCGCCTGTACCACCGCTTCAACATCCGAGACATTCACGCCATAACGCGCGATCTTGTCGCGATCCACGTCGATCAGCAGACTCGGCTGCCCAAGCTCGCGCACCACCGTCAGTTCCGTGAATCCTGGAACTGTCTCCAGGGTGTTCTTCACCTGTAGCGCCTTGTCCTGCAGCACTTGCAGGTTGGGCCCGAAGATCTTTACCGCCAGCGCGCTCTTCAAACCGGTCAGCGCTTCGTCCACCGCATCCTCGGCCGGCTGCGTGAAGTTGAAGATCACTCCCGGATAGGCCGCCAGCTTCTTCTGAAGCGAGGCGATCAGTTCATCCTTGGTCTTGATGTCGCCCGACCAGACCTTGTCGTTGTAGGGCCGCAACCCGACATAAAACTCGCAGTTGAAAAATCCCGTCGGATCCGTTCCGTCATCTGGCCTGCCAAGTTCCGACCCGACCACCGTCACCTGCGGATACGACATGAGCAACTTGCGAACCTCTGGAGCGAATTTGCTCGCCTCGTCGAATGAAATCGTGTACGGCATCGTCGCGCGAACCCAGACCGCTCCCTCATCCAGGTGCGGCATGAACTCGCCGCCGATGAATGGAACCAGGGAAATACTTCCCAGGAAAATGGCAAGAGCCCCCACGATGGTGGTCTTCGGGTGGCCCAGGCACCACGCCAGCCGCTTCGAATACCAGTTCTTCAACCAGTCGAAGACCTTGTTCGTATGCTCTTTCACGCCTTCTTTGAACCAGAACGATGCCAGAACCGGAATCAACGTCAGCGTGAAAAGCAACGCTCCAATCAGCGCAATCGACATCGTGTCTGCCATCGGGTGAAACAATTTCCCAGACGGCCCGGTGAGCACATAAATCGGCAGGTATCCCGCAATGATCACCGCTACCGAATAGAAGATCGGCCGGTCCACGTCGCGCGCGGCCTCTACGATCACATCCTTCAGGTGGTATTCCTGCCCTGCGCGCTCCGCCAGCACGCGATAGATGTTCTCCATCATCACCACGGTACCGTCGATGATGATTCCAAAATCGATGGCGCCAATCGAAAGCAAGTTCGCCGGAATATTCCGCGCATGCAGGAAAATGAACGCGAAGAGCAGGGCCAGAGGTATGGTCGCAGAAACGATCAGCGCCGCCCGCCAACTCATCAGGAAGAAAACCAGCACCAGGAAAACCAGGATCATGCCCCGAACCAGGTTTCCTTCCACCGTGTCCGTCGTCAACCGAACCAGTTCGCTGCGGTCGTAAAACGGATGAATCTTCACATCCGGCGGCAGCACGCCGTGATTCAATTCCTCTGTCTTCTTCTCGACCCCTTTAAGAACGTTCTGCGCCTGCTCGCCACGGCGCATCATGATCACGCCTTCAACAGCATCGTCATTATTCTGGAACCCAAACTCGCCCAGCCTCGGCGCGTGCCCAATTGCGACGTTCCCGATGTCCCGCACCCGTATTGGGGTCCCCTTGTTGCTGCCTACAATGACGTTGCCGATATCCTCCTGGTTCCGCACCAGGCCGATGCCGCGCACGTAATAGAACTGCCCGCCCTGCGAGTAGAATCCGCCTCCCGTGTTCGCGTTGTTGGCAGAGAGCGCGTTGATAACCTGTGGGACCGTCAGGTGATATCCAAAGATCTTGTTCGGATCGAGCAACACCTGGTATTGCATCGTGGTGCCGCCGAATCCGGAATCGTCCGCCACGCCGGGAACCGATCGGTACGCGCGCTCCACCACCCAGTCTTCAATCGTCTTCAGTTCCTGCGCCGTTTTGTCGGGACTTTCCAGAACATACCGGTAAACCAGGCCGCTCGGGCTGAACAATGGCGCCATGCTCGGCGTCACACCAGATGGAAGTTCCGCATCTGCCAGTCGTTCAAAAACCACTTGCCGCGCGAAGTACGGATCTACTCCCTCTGCGAACGTCATCCGCACGTCTGAAAGCCCGTACAGCGAAATCGAGCGCATCACCTGCATGCGCGGCACACCGTTCATCTCCAGTTCCAGCGGCAGCGTTACCAGACGCTCGACTTCCTCCGCCGCGTGGCCGGGCCATTGCGTGATGATCTCCACCATCGGCGGCGAAAGATCCGGGTACGCGTCCACCGGCATTTTCTGGAACGACAACACGCCGGCGACGCAAATTGCCGCCGTAATCATCAGCACCAGGAAGCGCTGATTGAGTGCAAATTGAACGATGCGATGAATCATGGAAGGTCCAGGGGCCTTTGCTCTTTCTGATTACTGGAGCGAATTCTGGAACTGCAGGAACAGGCTCCCATCCGCCACCACGCGATCCCCCGGATTCAATCCGGAAACGATCTGCGTTTTCCCATTGCTGCTCTCGCCCACCTTTACCAGCCGCTCTCCAAACTTGTTCTCGCCCTGGTTGACGTAAACGAAAGGCTCATTGTCGTTGTTCCGCAGCACCGCCGAGTCCGGAACCGCCAGCGCATCCTTAATCGTGCCGGCGTGCAGCACCACGTTCACGTACATATCTTTCTTCAGCTTTTCCTGCGGATTCGGCGTCACAACACGTGCCTGCAGCGTACGCGTGTTCGGGTCCAGCGCCGCGCCGATGTACGAAATCTTCCCCGTGAAAATATCCGGATACGCGTCAGTCTTGATTTTCGCGACATCTCCCACGTGCACCGCCGCCAAGTCCTGCTGGTACACGTTCACCATCACCCAAACCGTGTGCATGTTCGAAATGGTGAAGCACTGCGTGTTTCCGCCCTGCAACAGTTGTCCCGGCGCGACCTGGCGGTCGACCACTTCGCCCGAAATCGGCGCCGACACCGGCACCTCCGGGCTCTGAGATTTCGTAAGAGCTGCCGGATCAGTGATACCGACAATTCGCAGCGACTGCTCCGCCGCTTCCAAATCCGCCTGCGCCTGGATCTCCGCCGACTGCGCCGCCTCATAATCGCGCTCGGATACGGCCTTGTGCTGATACAGATCCTGCGCGCGCACATAGTTCTTGTGCGCCAATGCGTGCGCGTCGTTCGCTTTGATATAGTTCGATCGCAATTGCGCGAAATCCGGGCTGCTCACGTAAAGCATCGGCTGTCCCGCGCGAACCACCTGCCCCGGAACCACCACGATCCGTCCCACCGGGCCGCTCACCTGCGAGATCACCGGCGTCGTCGTGAACCCGTTGTAAGCCACCGAACCCGGCAGTCGCAGCACTCTCTCCAGTGACGTCGGTTCTACGGTGTAAATGCCAAGGTGCGAAAGTTGGTCTTGCGGAACGCTGAATAGCCTCGCCTGGTCGCCCGCTTTTTTCGAAGCCGCATCCACCTTGTCGCTGTCATTCGAGCACGCCAGGGCAAGCGCGGCCACTAGCACCGCAAGCAACGCCGCCACGTGCTTTCGCTTCAGCCCGAATCTCGATAAATCCATCACGGCAAATTCCTCATTCCAACCGCCTCTCGGACCTGCTCCACCGACAGCATGTAGTTCGCCAGTGCCTGCCGGTAGGCCAGTTGCGTTTGGCGATAACTTCTCTCCGCATCCAGCAGGTCGAGCAAACTCGCCGCCCCGCCCCGGTATGCGTATTCACTTATGTCCCGCGATTCTTGCGCCTGCTTCAAGTATCCCGACGTGTAGAGTTGCACTACCTGGTCGCTGCTGCGGAACGTCTCGTAAGCGTTCGCGACATCCGCCAGCGCCGTCTCCTCGGCAGCGGTCTGCGTGTAATTCGACTGGTCGATCGCGTACTGCGTACGCTTGATCTCTCCCTGGTTACGGTCGAAGATCGGGATTTCCATGTTGAAGAAGAACGCGCCCGTATTCACCCCAGCCACGTGCGAATAATTAAAGCTCGCATTCAGATCCCGTTTCCCATTCGCGATTTCCAGCGTGTGCTGGCTCTGCGCCAGCGTCACTCCTTGCTGGGCCGCCACCACATCGGGACGCTTCAGCGCGGCCACCTTCAGATCATCCTCGTTCAGTTTCAACGGCTGATATGCGAGGTCGCCAACCACGTCGTAATCGGGCGCCAGCGCGTCATATCCAATCAATTGTCGTAACGCCACCAGAGCCTGCGTCCGCGCAATCTGCGCCGCCGAGACATCTGTCTGGAACTGCAGCGTCTGCAACTTGATCTTCAGCAGGTCGCCTTCGCTGATGTCCCCGGCCTTGTATCGCTCCTGGCTGATGTTGACCGTGTCCTGGTAGCTCTTCAGCGCCTCGTTCGCAAACTGCAGGTTCGACTCCGCCAGCAGAACGCCGATGAACTGCTGCGCCACATTGAATGTCAGCGTCCGTTCGGCGTCCGCAATCTGCGACCTCGAAACCGCTGTCTGGTTCTTCGCCGCCTCTAGCCTATGCTGGCGCTTGCCACCTCGCTCCAGAAGATAGCCGACTCCGAGATCAAACTGCGCTGTGGTGTTGAAGTAGTCCGCGCTGAACTGGCTCGGCTGAAACAGCGGAATGAACTGCGTGTCCCACGAAAGCACCGGGTTCGGCCGCAAATTCGCCGTAATCTCTTCTGCCTGGCTTTGCGGAATCTGCGTCCGTAACGCCTTCAGCGTCGGACTGTGCGCCAGCGCCAGCGAGATCGCCTCATCCAGCGAGACGCGCGACTTCGCTTGCGCCGCTACTTGCCCACAAAACAGCGCCATCGTCAGGCCCAAAACGACACCGAGCCTCATACTTTTTGCTTTTCTAGATTTTCCCACGCTGCTGTTCTGATTGTAACGGACAGGCGATAGAGGCATGTCACGCTTTTTATATAGAAATTAGTGCTGCCTTGGATTCCAAACACCAGCCGGCGAGAATAGTCGCGAAGTCCCCTAACTAAGCGCTCAAAACTACACCTTCGTGGCGTTCCGAGTCCCTCAATCGAACCACGCTGACCGATACGCGATCCACCAACTCAATATCCCAATCGGTATAGTCGCAATCAACGACCACATCAGTGGTAGCGTGAAATCGGCAATTAACCCCAGGATCAGAAATACCGCCCAGAAAATCTTCTTCTCCACTTCACCCTCAGTATTAGGCGTCCGTGGTGTTGAATATCCGTGCCCCACATCTGTCGTCGTTCACAGACGTGGGTCTTCTTATTCCTTCTTCAACACCAGCGCCGAATTCTTCGACCCGAACGCAATGCAATTACACAGCGCGTGCTCAATCTCCTGCTTCCGTCCGGCCTCCGGAACATAATCCAAATCGCATTCCGGGTCGGGACGCTCCAAATTAATCGTCGGCGGTAACTGCGAATTCTTCATGGCCAATACCGTAGCCACAACTCCTGCCGCCCCGCACGCCCCCTGCGGATGCCCAATCTGCGACTTCAGCGCCGACATTGGAATCTTGTAGGCGCGCCCATTCCCCATCGCCAGCTTTATCGCGCGCGTCTCGATCCGGTCGTTCAGTTCCGTGGAAGTCCCATGCAGATTTACATACTGCACCTGCTCCGGCCCGATCCCCGCGTCTTCCATCGCCAGTTGCATCGCCCGCGCCGGCTCCTCGCCGCACTCCTGTAATCGCACGCGATGGAACGCCTCACATGTGGACCCATACCCCGCAATCTCGGCGTACAGCTTTGCCCCACGAGCCTTCGCCGACTCGTACTCTTCCAGCATCATCATCCATGCGCCCTCGGCCAGCACAAACCCATCCCGATCCACCGAGAACGGCCGCGACGCTTTCTTCGGTTCCTTGTCGAACGCCGTCGAAAGAATTCGCATCAACAGGAATCCCTTCATGATCCCCATTGCAATCGGCGAATCCACCCCGCCCACCAGCACTCGCGAAATCCGGCCCGCGCGAATCTTCTCCAGCGCATAACCCATCGCGTCCGTCGACGAAGTACACCCGCACGTCACGACATGACTGAACCCGCGAAAGCCAAACCGCATCGAGATCTCGCTCGACATCGTCCCCATGGTCCCGCTCGGAATCACAAAGATACTCGCCTGCTTGATGTTCCCTGTCAGCCACAGCCGGTACTGTCCTTCCGAGAAATCCTGCGCGCCACCGCCCGTCCCAAGAATCACCGCCGTATCGCGCTTCTCCTCCAGGGACATCTTCTCCGGGTCCCATCCCGAGTCCTTCAGCGCCTCCGCACTCGCCGCAATCGCCATCGGCACCGCGCGCGAAACGTGTTTTCGCTCATGCTCGCTTATCCACGCAAGCTCGTCGAACCCGGAGACCTCCCCGGCAATTGTCACCGGCAGCCCCTTCGGATCGAACAAAGAAATCCGGCGTACACCGCTGCGCCCCTCGAGAATCGCCCGCTCAAACTCCGGCACTCCGATTCCGTTCGGGCTGACAACGCCCAGTCCTGTTATGACAGCCCGCTTTTGCATCGTTATATAGATACTCTTTTTGCGCCCGGGGCGCATCGAATCCAGCAGCCGGGTACTTTCGTCGCGTTTATTCACGCATAACCGGAGGACGAATGGATAGCGACCTGACCACAAGGGTCATTGCCGAGATTGCCTCGGTTAAAGGCATCTCCCCCGAAAAGATCACCGTCGACAGCACCTTCGACGAACTCGCCATCGACAGCCTCGACGCCACCAACCTCCTCTTCTCTCTGGAAGAAGAATTCGGCGTCTCAATCCCCGACGCCGAAGCGCGCCAGATCCGGAATGTCCATGGCGCCATCGAACAGGTCGACCGCTTGCTAGCCGCCAAAGCCCAGGCACAGGACTGATCTTGGGTTTTCGGGTGCCCCATCCTTACGCCCTCATTTGGCCAGGGTGGGGTAGTTCTCTGATATGAAGCGCGTCCCCCAACACGAACTCCTCGACGACGACCTCGGCACTTCCGCTGAAATCTGCGCCTCCCTCTCCGACCTCCGCCACATAAACATATGGTTCGGCGGCATCGCCACAACCCGCTCCCTGCTTCGAAACGCCATGCACAAAGCCGGACTGACCTCGGCGACTGTTCTCGAAGTTGCTTCCGCCGACGGCTTCTGCATCCGCCAAGCCGCAAAGAGCCTGGAACACGATGGCCTGCAATTCCGAATCACTCTCCTCGACCGCAAGGAATCTCATCTCGCATCCACCAACGGCTTCCGCACGGTGGTAGGCGATGCCCTCCATCTCCCCTTCGACGACCGCTCCTTCGACTTCATCAGTTGCGGCCTCTTCATCCATCACCTCTCGCCCGAAGACGTCGTTCGCTTCGGCTGCGAGTCTCTTCGCGTTTGCCGTCACGCCGTTCTCATTAACGATCTCCGCCGCTCCGCCGCCCATCTCGCGCTCGTCTATCTCGGGTTTCCGCTCTTCCGTAGCCGCATCACGCGGCACGACGGACCCGCATCGGTGCGCCAATCCTACGGGCCAGCCGAGATTTCAGATTTACTGAAGAAGACGCACGCCCGCAGCATCGAAATTACCAACCACTACCTGTACCGAATGGCGGTAACGGTATGGAAATGATCTTCGATCTCGCCGTGATCGGCGCTGGCCCGGCTGGATCGGCTTCCGCCATCACCGCCGCGAAACGCGGGCTTCGCGTGCTTCTTCTCGAAGCCACTCCCTACCCGCGCCACAAAGTTTGCGGAGAATTCGTCTCCGCTGAATCCGCCGAAGTTCTTCGCTACCTGCTCGGCAACGACACTCACACTCTCTTTGCAGCGCCACGGATCACCACAGCGAAACTGCACGCGGCCGGCGAAACCTGTGCGATCCCGCTCGCCTCGCCCGCCTACTCCATCCCGCGAATTACTCTCGACGAAACCCTCTGGCATTGCGCCCAGTCCAACAGCATCGACTGCCGTGTCGATCGCGTCGCCGAAATCACTCGCTCGCATGCCGAATTCCTCATCAAGGCGTCCTCAACCTTTCGCGCCCGCGCCGTTATCAACGCCACTGGCCGCTGGTCTCGCTTGACCACCCGAACTTCAAAGCAATCGTGGATCGGCCTCAAGGCTCACTTCGCTGGAGATAGCGGCGACACTGTCGATCTCTATTTTTGGAAGCACGGCTATTGCGGCGTCCAGGCCGTTGCACCCGGCGTTCTCAACGCCTGCGCCCTTGTGCGTCAGGGCACCGCGAAGGATCTAACCGAAGTCTTCGCCCGCGACCTGCATCTTGCCACTCGCTCCCGGACATGGCGCCAAACAACGCAACTCTTCGCCACCGCTCCCGTCTACCTCGGCCCCGGCTCGCCAGTAATCGACGGCATCCTCCAGGTCGGCGATGCGGCCGGATTCGTCGATCCCTTCGTCGGCGACGGCATCTCACTAGCCCTCCGTAGCGGTGTTCTCGCCGGACGCTGCGCCGGCGCCGTCAGCCCGGCGACCTACGCAACTCTCTA harbors:
- a CDS encoding CusA/CzcA family heavy metal efflux RND transporter; this translates as MIHRIVQFALNQRFLVLMITAAICVAGVLSFQKMPVDAYPDLSPPMVEIITQWPGHAAEEVERLVTLPLELEMNGVPRMQVMRSISLYGLSDVRMTFAEGVDPYFARQVVFERLADAELPSGVTPSMAPLFSPSGLVYRYVLESPDKTAQELKTIEDWVVERAYRSVPGVADDSGFGGTTMQYQVLLDPNKIFGYHLTVPQVINALSANNANTGGGFYSQGGQFYYVRGIGLVRNQEDIGNVIVGSNKGTPIRVRDIGNVAIGHAPRLGEFGFQNNDDAVEGVIMMRRGEQAQNVLKGVEKKTEELNHGVLPPDVKIHPFYDRSELVRLTTDTVEGNLVRGMILVFLVLVFFLMSWRAALIVSATIPLALLFAFIFLHARNIPANLLSIGAIDFGIIIDGTVVMMENIYRVLAERAGQEYHLKDVIVEAARDVDRPIFYSVAVIIAGYLPIYVLTGPSGKLFHPMADTMSIALIGALLFTLTLIPVLASFWFKEGVKEHTNKVFDWLKNWYSKRLAWCLGHPKTTIVGALAIFLGSISLVPFIGGEFMPHLDEGAVWVRATMPYTISFDEASKFAPEVRKLLMSYPQVTVVGSELGRPDDGTDPTGFFNCEFYVGLRPYNDKVWSGDIKTKDELIASLQKKLAAYPGVIFNFTQPAEDAVDEALTGLKSALAVKIFGPNLQVLQDKALQVKNTLETVPGFTELTVVRELGQPSLLIDVDRDKIARYGVNVSDVEAVVQAAVGGQAATQVVQGERLFDLVVRMQPQFRSSATQIGDLLVGTPDGQQIPLRALADIRQGNGASFIYRENNSRYIGVQYSIEGRDLESAVHAGQDAVKKTVKLPPGYTMHWGGEYSLFVEARKQLTVIGPLTVLLIFMILFALYGNFKFPLVIAMDVVLTEPVGALIALKLTHTPLSVSSVLGLIALMGVSVETSVILFSYINKLRLQGMDITSATYEAALLRLRPIMMTALVACLGLLPAALSTGIGSDTQRPFAIVIVAGLVSRLLLGFFVAPVLYKTVARDGDVLQV
- a CDS encoding efflux RND transporter periplasmic adaptor subunit, producing the protein MDLSRFGLKRKHVAALLAVLVAALALACSNDSDKVDAASKKAGDQARLFSVPQDQLSHLGIYTVEPTSLERVLRLPGSVAYNGFTTTPVISQVSGPVGRIVVVPGQVVRAGQPMLYVSSPDFAQLRSNYIKANDAHALAHKNYVRAQDLYQHKAVSERDYEAAQSAEIQAQADLEAAEQSLRIVGITDPAALTKSQSPEVPVSAPISGEVVDRQVAPGQLLQGGNTQCFTISNMHTVWVMVNVYQQDLAAVHVGDVAKIKTDAYPDIFTGKISYIGAALDPNTRTLQARVVTPNPQEKLKKDMYVNVVLHAGTIKDALAVPDSAVLRNNDNEPFVYVNQGENKFGERLVKVGESSNGKTQIVSGLNPGDRVVADGSLFLQFQNSLQ
- a CDS encoding TolC family protein — encoded protein: MRLGVVLGLTMALFCGQVAAQAKSRVSLDEAISLALAHSPTLKALRTQIPQSQAEEITANLRPNPVLSWDTQFIPLFQPSQFSADYFNTTAQFDLGVGYLLERGGKRQHRLEAAKNQTAVSRSQIADAERTLTFNVAQQFIGVLLAESNLQFANEALKSYQDTVNISQERYKAGDISEGDLLKIKLQTLQFQTDVSAAQIARTQALVALRQLIGYDALAPDYDVVGDLAYQPLKLNEDDLKVAALKRPDVVAAQQGVTLAQSQHTLEIANGKRDLNASFNYSHVAGVNTGAFFFNMEIPIFDRNQGEIKRTQYAIDQSNYTQTAAEETALADVANAYETFRSSDQVVQLYTSGYLKQAQESRDISEYAYRGGAASLLDLLDAERSYRQTQLAYRQALANYMLSVEQVREAVGMRNLP
- a CDS encoding beta-ketoacyl-[acyl-carrier-protein] synthase family protein, whose translation is MQKRAVITGLGVVSPNGIGVPEFERAILEGRSGVRRISLFDPKGLPVTIAGEVSGFDELAWISEHERKHVSRAVPMAIAASAEALKDSGWDPEKMSLEEKRDTAVILGTGGGAQDFSEGQYRLWLTGNIKQASIFVIPSGTMGTMSSEISMRFGFRGFSHVVTCGCTSSTDAMGYALEKIRAGRISRVLVGGVDSPIAMGIMKGFLLMRILSTAFDKEPKKASRPFSVDRDGFVLAEGAWMMMLEEYESAKARGAKLYAEIAGYGSTCEAFHRVRLQECGEEPARAMQLAMEDAGIGPEQVQYVNLHGTSTELNDRIETRAIKLAMGNGRAYKIPMSALKSQIGHPQGACGAAGVVATVLAMKNSQLPPTINLERPDPECDLDYVPEAGRKQEIEHALCNCIAFGSKNSALVLKKE
- a CDS encoding acyl carrier protein → MDSDLTTRVIAEIASVKGISPEKITVDSTFDELAIDSLDATNLLFSLEEEFGVSIPDAEARQIRNVHGAIEQVDRLLAAKAQAQD
- a CDS encoding methyltransferase domain-containing protein, with the protein product MKRVPQHELLDDDLGTSAEICASLSDLRHINIWFGGIATTRSLLRNAMHKAGLTSATVLEVASADGFCIRQAAKSLEHDGLQFRITLLDRKESHLASTNGFRTVVGDALHLPFDDRSFDFISCGLFIHHLSPEDVVRFGCESLRVCRHAVLINDLRRSAAHLALVYLGFPLFRSRITRHDGPASVRQSYGPAEISDLLKKTHARSIEITNHYLYRMAVTVWK
- a CDS encoding NAD(P)/FAD-dependent oxidoreductase produces the protein MEMIFDLAVIGAGPAGSASAITAAKRGLRVLLLEATPYPRHKVCGEFVSAESAEVLRYLLGNDTHTLFAAPRITTAKLHAAGETCAIPLASPAYSIPRITLDETLWHCAQSNSIDCRVDRVAEITRSHAEFLIKASSTFRARAVINATGRWSRLTTRTSKQSWIGLKAHFAGDSGDTVDLYFWKHGYCGVQAVAPGVLNACALVRQGTAKDLTEVFARDLHLATRSRTWRQTTQLFATAPVYLGPGSPVIDGILQVGDAAGFVDPFVGDGISLALRSGVLAGRCAGAVSPATYATLYREAFSGIFRSTNRIRNLQPFPAFLHPWILRALSVPTIGRHLFQQTRQSRLDVLSAPLSPTAGL